The Anolis sagrei isolate rAnoSag1 chromosome 10, rAnoSag1.mat, whole genome shotgun sequence genome contains the following window.
GACTTGGCACAGCAGATGGCaaagggagctgggggtggcacgGTGGGTGGCCGGGACAGGAATCCAGCTCGTTTCCGCTCCTCTGCTGGGGTGGGTTGACGGACACAAACGGACAGGTCGGAATGGCGGCGGAGGGGCgtataaaaaatacaaaagggTCTTGGTTGCGACCGTCGCCTTTGCGGCTGCTGCCCCCTTATATAGAGGACGTTTGCTGGTTTCTCGGTTTGGCACAGGTCCGCAGTGGAGGGGCCCACAGCGCAGACGGGGCTGATGCGTGTGTCTGTGTCTTGTGTGTCTTGTATATGTGGGCTGTCtgagtgtgtctgtgtgtgtacatACGTGTCTCTATCTGGCTTTATTTTTTATATCAAGAACACTTAGTTTAAAATCTTTACAAAGGACAAAAACACGGCGTCTTCCCGTTAGTGTTTAAAGAACTAAAGatctgctttgttttgcttttttttaaaaaaatgtcttttggaaaggaagaaacaaaaaaaggagaCAGACAGGGGAAAAatcgtttcttcttcttcttcttctctgcgACATGAAGATCGTGAGGTGGGAAAGAGGGGCACCAAGAGAGCATCTGTTGGGCCCAGCACCAAGCCCAAGTGACACGCAGGATCCAGCACTAGGTTTTTTTGGGATACCCAGAACCGGACTGCAACAATTTCCCCCCATTTGGTGGGATGGGGCTCACAAAAGATACTCCCCGCAAATGGGCCTTGATATGGCAACATAGTTTAACCTCCTCCTCCCCACATGGCACTTGGATTGATAAGTCTCGAGTGGCAAGGAGGGAACGAGTGGCATTTGAGGGGCTGTGATGGGGTCCCCTCTCGATATGGTCGCTGGAGACAAGAGGGGAGACCTCTTGGGTTAACCTCTTGCACGTTATCCGGTGAGGCTCAGAAGGACCCAAAGTTCAGAATGGCACTCAAGTGGCTTGAGgctcttttttggggggtgggggtgggcagaAGAGGGTCCCTCTTTTGGGGCTGCGCTCCCCGCAACCGCCGAGGCAGCTCAAGGGAGAGTCAGAGCACTTGATACAAATGAAATCCCCTCCTGCGAGGAAGTGAGAGGCCCGAGAGGACGGAGCGTGGTGATCGTTAGGCGTCCGACTGCTCACCGCGCCGCCTCCGGTGAGGGTTGGAAGGGGGGGACTGTGTTCGCGGGGGGAGCTATACCCGGGTGGTGGAGTGTGAATGGGGCAGCCCCGTACTGCTGAAGCTGGCCGCGAAGGTGTTGTAAGGGTGCAAGGTCTGGAGCCCCACCAGGGAGTTGGGGATCATGGTGATGGTGTTCGGCGTCATGAGCGGGATGTCGTCCGGCGAACGGCGCAGCGTCAGAGTGTAGTCGGGCAGGGCGGCGGCAAGGCGCAGGGCGTCATGGGGGGCCACTGCCTCGCAGTCCCCGTGGTGCGCCTGGTTGGCTTGAAGAGAGGGCCGCTCCTCCTCTGGCGCGTGGCCGATGTCGTTGGCATTAGCTGCAGTGGCGATGGCAGCAGCGCCTCGCTGTGGGCTGGGCTGGCGGTGGGTGTCCTGGCGCCGCTTGTCCTTGCGGTAGTAGAGGGCAGCAAAGGCCAGGACgttgaggaaaaggagggaggctcCCACGGCAATGGTGACACTCAGCTCAGTGGAGTAGTCCCGTGGGTTCTCCACCAACAGCGTGCCAGCCCCGTCTTGCTCCGGGTTCCATTTCTCCTGGGAGCCCTCGCCTCCGGTGTAGGCGGTGGATATGGCCGGCCGTTTGGTACTCCAGGCCTTGCCATTGGGCCGCCGGGTGATGTGCGAATTCTGGGTGGAGTCTGGCGGCGGCACCTTAGTGGTGGTGGACGTGTAGTGGAACATGTCATGGAGGTTGTAGAGGTGGGGCACCAGGTGCTTCCAGAAGGCCACCTTGGTGGCCCGGTAATGGTCCCTTACCCGGGGCTTCAGGCCGATATGCAGGTAGAGCTGGTCCCGGGGGTTGTACTTGGACCAGGCCACCTCCTCGAAGCGGTTGGCCTTGGTATGGATGAACTTGGTGTCCTGCGGCACAGGCTTGTTCGGATCCCTGGCAAAGAAAGGGGTGGAGGACACCATCAGCAACAAGTTACAATGACTCCTTTGGCAACCTTTGTGGTGAGTGGGACTGGCACTGCTGAGGGTAAAATGACCCTAGATGTGGGGGTGCAACAGGACACAGCAAGTCATTCGGACAACCTGGCTAAGGAGAATGGGACTGGCACCCAATCTGAAATGCTGAAACTCATGAAACTCATTACATGTGGACTCTAAATGCTAAAGCAGAGAGGTGAGCCTACTGCAGACCATATGCAAATCCCACCAAATCCCATGCCCACTCTAGCTCTACAAGCACCACAGAACCCTAGAGTACTCCAAACATCTCTATTTTCCCCTGAGGTTGTCCTCAAAATGGTGACTTCCTGCAGCCATTTTGAGAAAAACTGCAGAGGAAAATGGAGGTATTTGGATTTGCTGTGGGGAGGAGACTGAAGACAGATCTGGAAAAAAGGCCCCCGGGCCCCCAAGGAGTTGCCCAACCCAATGGAGCATGATATGAGAGTAGGCAACTCAGTGTCCTCCAGGTGTTGGAACGAGAGGCTCAATGATTGTGAACTGATGTAGCCGAGACTCAAGGATGTTGCAGTCCAAAGTATGGAGAGCACCAGCCTGCCTACTCTTTGTCTGGTGGAGAGATATGAGGTTTTCCTCTACCTTTGTTTGGCCTCTGATGAGCAGAGGGGCTTGAAGACATCCACACCCACAGTCCTGAAAACCCACAGAAGCACCCCCATGTTCCCCATTCCCACCAGCTGGAAGAGACCTACCCGGTTTTGGCAAAGTTCGTCCAGTAGGTCATGACCACGGCACTGAGCATGACGTCGTTCTTAGAGAAGTTGCAGGGGAAGAGGTCAGTGGGGCCGATCATGGGGATCCCGAAGACGTAAGGCACCTCATCCCCATGGGCCGCGTCTGACCAGGCCGGCTTCATCAGGCTCTGGCAGTGGTGGTAGAAGGCGTAGAAGTAGGTGGGCGAGCCGTAGCGGGCGTGGAGGTCGGCGGttaccactgagggctccacccACTGGTGGTCTGTAAAGAGGGCCACTAGGGTCTTGCGGCGTGTCTCTGGGTTGTCCCGATCAGCCCAGTCCGTGTACATGAACTTGATGGTCTCGCGCAACGTGTCCTTCCCCTCCGGGTAGCCGTACAGGTTGTCCACGAAGTTGGAGACGGAGTAGTCAAAGTCGCTGCCGGAGACCCCATCCTCGGGGTCCACCACCCCCTCCACAAACTTGAGGCCCTCGCCCTGGTTGACGCCCAGCATGATGTCGTAGTtgaggaactcaccctgctccatcAGGATCTCCGGGTCATCAGGGATAACGTCCCCATCGATGACTGGCCCAAAGGCCACATGATAGCGGGCCGGTTGGATGTCTTGCTCCACCAGTTCCTTGGCTGTCTTCTGCCGCAGGCAGTCCACCATGTCCACCGTGTCCAGCACGTTGCAGCCCACCTTGTCGGCCAGCAAGCTAGTGTACTTCACCGGCTGGTAGTTGACCGCCCAGCTGGACAGTGCCGAGCCGCTCTGGATGATGGCTCTCTGGAAGAGACCTGGAGTGGAGAGCAGGACAGAAGCAACATCAGAAATTAGCACAatgtttctcaacgtgggggtcgggacccctggggagttgCAAGGGGATATCactggggtcgccaaagaccatcaggaaacacagtattttctattgggcatgggggttctgtgtgggaagtctgggccaattctatcgttgggattcagagtgctctttgattataggtaaaggttgtcccctgacatgaattccagtcgtgtccgactctggggtgtggtgctcatctccatttctaagccgatgagccggcattgtccatagacacctccaaggtcatgtggccagcatgaccgcatggagcgctgttaccttcccgccggagcggtacctattgatctattcacatttgcatgtttttgaactgctaggttggcagaagttaggcctgaaagcggaagctcacgccgctccctggaatcgaacctgcgaccttttggtcaacaaactcagcagctcagtgctttaacccactgtgccaccggggaggcccctttaattataggtgaactataaatcccagcaactacaacttttaaatatcaaggtctatgtTTCCCACactgcaccagtgttcagatttgggcatatcgagtatctgtgccaagtttggtccagatctatcattgagtccacagtgctgtttggatataggtgaactacaactcccaaactcaaggtcaatgcccagcaaactcttctagtattttctgttggtcatgggagttctgtgtgtcaagcttagttcaattctatcgttggtggagttcagaatgctctttgattgtaagtgaacaataaatcccagcaactacaactcccaaatgacaaaatcaatcccccccaaccctaccagtattcaaatttgggcatattgtgtatttgtgccaaatttggtccagtgaatgaaaatacatcctgcatatcagatatttacattacgattcataacagtagcaaaataacttATCAATCCATTTCGTTTTTTctccctaagtggagtatcttgcatttgggttgttgtaggtttttccgggctatatggccatgttccggaggcaatttttctcctgacatttcgcctgcatctatggcaagcatcctgagtgGGATGAGTTTctccctaagtggagtatcttgcatttgtgttgttgtaggtttttccgggctatatgaccatgttctggaggcaatttttctcctgacgtttcg
Protein-coding sequences here:
- the NLGN3 gene encoding neuroligin-3 isoform X3, giving the protein MWHPLRRPPLFSSLRTNSTVASAAGWEARLALWVLSFAAAVVRMESQAYSPTVNTHYGKLRGLRVPLPSEILGPVDQYLGVPYAAPPIGEKRFMPPEPPPSWSGIRNATHFSPVCPQNIHTAVPEIMLPIWFTSNLDIVATYIQDPNEDCLYLNVYIPTEDDIRDSGAKPVMVYIHGGSYMEGTGNMIDGSVLASYGNVIVITLNYRVGVLGFLSTGDQAAKGNYGLLDQIQALRWISENIAFFGGDPLRITVFGSGIGASCVSLLTLSHHSEGLFQRAIIQSGSALSSWAVNYQPVKYTSLLADKVGCNVLDTVDMVDCLRQKTAKELVEQDIQPARYHVAFGPVIDGDVIPDDPEILMEQGEFLNYDIMLGVNQGEGLKFVEGVVDPEDGVSGSDFDYSVSNFVDNLYGYPEGKDTLRETIKFMYTDWADRDNPETRRKTLVALFTDHQWVEPSVVTADLHARYGSPTYFYAFYHHCQSLMKPAWSDAAHGDEVPYVFGIPMIGPTDLFPCNFSKNDVMLSAVVMTYWTNFAKTGDPNKPVPQDTKFIHTKANRFEEVAWSKYNPRDQLYLHIGLKPRVRDHYRATKVAFWKHLVPHLYNLHDMFHYTSTTTKVPPPDSTQNSHITRRPNGKAWSTKRPAISTAYTGGEGSQEKWNPEQDGAGTLLVENPRDYSTELSVTIAVGASLLFLNVLAFAALYYRKDKRRQDTHRQPSPQRGAAAIATAANANDIGHAPEEERPSLQANQAHHGDCEAVAPHDALRLAAALPDYTLTLRRSPDDIPLMTPNTITMIPNSLVGLQTLHPYNTFAASFSSTGLPHSHSTTRV
- the NLGN3 gene encoding neuroligin-3 isoform X1, which codes for MWHPLRRPPLFSSLRTNSTVASAAGWEARLALWVLSFAAAVVRMESQAYSPTVNTHYGKLRGLRVPLPSEILGPVDQYLGVPYAAPPIGEKRFMPPEPPPSWSGIRNATHFSPVCPQNIHTAVPEIMLPIWFTSNLDIVATYIQDPNEDCLYLNVYIPTEDVKRISKECARKPNKKICRKGGSSAKKQGEDLADNDGDEDEDIRDSGAKPVMVYIHGGSYMEGTGNMIDGSVLASYGNVIVITLNYRVGVLGFLSTGDQAAKGNYGLLDQIQALRWISENIAFFGGDPLRITVFGSGIGASCVSLLTLSHHSEGLFQRAIIQSGSALSSWAVNYQPVKYTSLLADKVGCNVLDTVDMVDCLRQKTAKELVEQDIQPARYHVAFGPVIDGDVIPDDPEILMEQGEFLNYDIMLGVNQGEGLKFVEGVVDPEDGVSGSDFDYSVSNFVDNLYGYPEGKDTLRETIKFMYTDWADRDNPETRRKTLVALFTDHQWVEPSVVTADLHARYGSPTYFYAFYHHCQSLMKPAWSDAAHGDEVPYVFGIPMIGPTDLFPCNFSKNDVMLSAVVMTYWTNFAKTGDPNKPVPQDTKFIHTKANRFEEVAWSKYNPRDQLYLHIGLKPRVRDHYRATKVAFWKHLVPHLYNLHDMFHYTSTTTKVPPPDSTQNSHITRRPNGKAWSTKRPAISTAYTGGEGSQEKWNPEQDGAGTLLVENPRDYSTELSVTIAVGASLLFLNVLAFAALYYRKDKRRQDTHRQPSPQRGAAAIATAANANDIGHAPEEERPSLQANQAHHGDCEAVAPHDALRLAAALPDYTLTLRRSPDDIPLMTPNTITMIPNSLVGLQTLHPYNTFAASFSSTGLPHSHSTTRV
- the NLGN3 gene encoding neuroligin-3 isoform X2; this translates as MWHPLRRPPLFSSLRTNSTVASAAGWEARLALWVLSFAAAVVRMESQAYSPTVNTHYGKLRGLRVPLPSEILGPVDQYLGVPYAAPPIGEKRFMPPEPPPSWSGIRNATHFSPVCPQNIHTAVPEIMLPIWFTSNLDIVATYIQDPNEDCLYLNVYIPTEDGSSAKKQGEDLADNDGDEDEDIRDSGAKPVMVYIHGGSYMEGTGNMIDGSVLASYGNVIVITLNYRVGVLGFLSTGDQAAKGNYGLLDQIQALRWISENIAFFGGDPLRITVFGSGIGASCVSLLTLSHHSEGLFQRAIIQSGSALSSWAVNYQPVKYTSLLADKVGCNVLDTVDMVDCLRQKTAKELVEQDIQPARYHVAFGPVIDGDVIPDDPEILMEQGEFLNYDIMLGVNQGEGLKFVEGVVDPEDGVSGSDFDYSVSNFVDNLYGYPEGKDTLRETIKFMYTDWADRDNPETRRKTLVALFTDHQWVEPSVVTADLHARYGSPTYFYAFYHHCQSLMKPAWSDAAHGDEVPYVFGIPMIGPTDLFPCNFSKNDVMLSAVVMTYWTNFAKTGDPNKPVPQDTKFIHTKANRFEEVAWSKYNPRDQLYLHIGLKPRVRDHYRATKVAFWKHLVPHLYNLHDMFHYTSTTTKVPPPDSTQNSHITRRPNGKAWSTKRPAISTAYTGGEGSQEKWNPEQDGAGTLLVENPRDYSTELSVTIAVGASLLFLNVLAFAALYYRKDKRRQDTHRQPSPQRGAAAIATAANANDIGHAPEEERPSLQANQAHHGDCEAVAPHDALRLAAALPDYTLTLRRSPDDIPLMTPNTITMIPNSLVGLQTLHPYNTFAASFSSTGLPHSHSTTRV